In Asterias rubens chromosome 15, eAstRub1.3, whole genome shotgun sequence, a genomic segment contains:
- the LOC117299939 gene encoding cyclin-dependent-like kinase 5 gives MQKFERLEKIGEGTYGTVFKAKNKETQEIVALKRVRLDDDDEGVPSSALREICLLKELKHRNIVHLHDVLHCNRRLTLVFECCDQDLKKYFDACNGEIDPDVVKSFMFQLLRGLAFCHSQNILHRDLKPQNLLINKNGELKLADFGLARAFGIPVRCFSAEVVTLWYRPPDVLFGARIYTTSIDMWSAGCIFAEMANAGRPLFPGNDVEDQLKRIFKLLGTPTEDTWPGISKLPDFKPYPIYHVSTPLSSVVPGLSAKGRDLLQRLLICNPSLRMSAEEGLIHSYFGDLNPALKAM, from the exons atgcagaaattcGAGAGACTGGAGAAAATCGGCGAAG GTACTTACGGAACTGTTTTCAAAGCTAAAAATAAGGAAACTCAAGAAATAGTTGCTCTGAAGAGAGTGAGGCTTGATGATGACGACGAG GGCGTCCCAAGTTCAGCTCTGAGAGAAATCTGCCTGCTGAAGGAACTAAAACACAGGAATATAGTCCACCTTCATGACGTGTTGCACTGTAACCGACGACTGACGTTGGTGTTTGAGTGCTGTGATCAGGACCTCAAGAAGTATTTTGATGCTTGCAACGGGGAGATCGATCCTGACGTTGTAAAG tCTTTCATGTTTCAGTTGTTGCGAGGCCTTGCATTCTGTCATAGTCAGAATATACTCCACAGGGATCTTAAGCCACAAAACCTTCTCATCAACAAG AATGGTGAATTGAAACTGGCTGATTTTGGCCTGGCGAGGGCGTTTGGCATTCCAGTGAGGTGTTTTTCAGCAGAGGTAGTGACCCTGTGGTACAGACCACCTGATGTGCTGTTCGGGGCCAGAATTTACACAACGTCCATTGACATGTGGTCAGCGGGATGTATATTTGCAG AGATGGCCAATGCGGGACGCCCTCTGTTCCCAGGGAATGATGTTGAAGATCAGCTGAAGAGGATCTTCAAGTTGTTAGGCACACCCACCGAGGATACCTGGCCAGGTATCTCAAAGCTACCAGACTTTAAG CCTTACCCGATCTACCATGTCAGTACTCCTCTCTCATCAGTGGTCCCTGGACTCTCAGCCAAGGGTCGTGACCTCCTACAGCGTCTGCTCATCTGTAACCCCTCACTGCGCATGTCGGCTGAGGAAGGTCTCATACACAGCTACTTTGGAGATCTCAACCCAGCTCTAAAGGCaatgtaa
- the LOC117299786 gene encoding protein disulfide-isomerase A4-like, with the protein MAPKNVWFLAALLGLVVVFSPSVLSEGEDVKTEADGDDEIFTIGDDLIVDMADEEAPKVEEEDGVLVLTMDNFDSVVMEEDIILVEFYAPWCGHCKSLAPEYAKAAKTLKDGTPPVPLAKVDATAHPDLGSRYEVQGYPTLKVFRKGEAFDYEGPREEGGIVRYMKAQSDPNWKPPPEAVLTLTTENFDETVDNVDIILVEFYAPWCGHCKKMAPELEAAAGVLKDDTPPIQIAKVDATEEKDLGTRFGVSGYPTLFIFRKGEKFEYNGPREKRGIVDFMRKQAGDSSKLLASAKDLKNFLQEGQDDVRIVGFFKTEEEGMYKTYLNAGNDLREDYSFGHTFDHQLMNKYKVNPNSIVLFIPERFQSKFEPKKHVLTKEDATAADIQSFYSAHNIPLVGQMTKGNMQKRYKGRPLLVAYYDVDWSFDNRIATERWRQIVLAVAKDKEFKDVTFAVAQEEEFTDQMKELGLDDSGEEINIGLFDSNGRKYRMDPEDEFDEDVLRDFLKAWRKDKIKPVIKSQPVPKKQGPVIVVVGKTFDKIVLDKKKDVMIELYAPWCGHCKKLEPTYKKLAKKFKNNKNIVIAKMDATANDTPSDFSSTGFPTIYFAKADDKKNPLKFEGGDRSLETLSKFIEDNASTLKSAKAKEEL; encoded by the exons ATGGCGCCCAAAAATGTCTGGTTTTTGGCAGCCCTTCTTGGGCTGGTAGTTGTCTTTTCTCCGTCTGTTTTATCTGAAGGGGAGGACGTGAAGACAGAAGCAG ATGGTGATGATGAGATCTTCACAATAGGTGATGACCTTATAGTGGACATGGCTGATGAGGAGGCCCCAAAGGTTGAGGAAGAAGATGGGGTCCTTGTTCTCACCATGGATAACTTTGATAGCGTGGTCATGGAGGAAGACATCATACTGGTGGAATTCTACGCACCATG GTGCGGCCACTGCAAGAGTCTAGCCCCAGAGTATGCCAAAGCGGCTAAGACTTTGAAAGATGGCACACCACCCGTTCCTCTAGCCAAAGTGGACGCTACTGCTCATCCTGACCTCGGTAGCAGGTATGAAGTACAGGGCTACCCAACGCTCAAAGTATTCAGAAAAGGAGAAGCGTTTGATTACGAAGGACCTAGAGAAGAGGGAG GTATTGTCCGCTACATGAAAGCACAGTCTGATCCTAACTGGAAACCACCACCAGAGGCTGTCCTGACTCTGACCACAGAGAACTTTGATGAAACTGTGGACAATGTGGACATCATCCTAGTTGAATTCTACGCCCCTTG GTGTGGCCACTGCAAGAAGATGGCTCCAGAGCTTGAAGCAGCAGCTGGTGTCTTGAAAGACGACACACCACCAATTCAGATCGCCAAAGTAGACGCTACTGAGGAGAAAGACTTGGGAACACGCTTTGGCGTGAGCGGTTACCCAACGCTCTTCATCTTCAGGAAGGGAGAAAAGTttgaatacaatggtccacGAGAAAAGAGAG GAATTGTTGACTTCATGAGGAAGCAGGCAGGAGACAGCTCAAAGCTTCTCGCTTCTGCCAAAGATCTCAAAAATTTCCTCCAAGAGGGCCAAGATGATGTTCGCATCGTCGGCTTCTTTAAGACAGAAGAGGAAGGCATGTACAAGACGTACCTCAATGCAG GCAATGATCTAAGAGAGGACTACAGCTTCGGTCACACCTTTGACCACCAGTTGATGAACAAGTACAAGGTCAACCCTAACTCCATCGTTCTGTTCATCCCGGAACGATTCCAGTCAAAGTTTGAACCCAAGAAACACGTCCTCACCAAG GAAGATGCAACTGCTGCTGATATCCAGAGCTTCTATTCTGCTCACAACATTCCCCTTGTGGGTCAGATGACTAAGGGCAATATGCAAAAACGCTACAAGGGTAGACCACTTCTGGTGGCTTACTACGATGTGGACTGGAGTTTTGATAATAGAATCG CCACTGAACGCTGGCGTCAGATAGTCCTTGCCGTAGCCAAAGACAAGGAGTTCAAGGACGTTACTTTCGCCGTTGCTCAGGAAGAGGAGTTCACCGATCAGATGAAGGAGCTCGGGCTGGACGACAGTGGAGAAGAAATCAACATCGGATTGTTTGATTCCAACGGCAGAAAATATAGGATGGATCCTGAAGATGAGTTTGATGAAGATGTACTCAGGGATTTCTTGAAGGCTTGGAGGAAAG ATAAAATCAAGCCAGTCATTAAATCACAGCCTGTCCCGAAAAAACAAGGGCCAGTCATCGTTGTTGTCGGCAAAACCTTCGATAAAATTGTCCTCGATAAGAAAAAGGATGTCATGATCGAGCTGTACGCCCCGTGGTGCGGCCACTGCAAAAAACTCGAGCCGACCTACAAAAAACTTGCCAAGAAgttcaaaaacaacaaaaatattgtcaTCGCCAAGATGGACGCCACAGCGAACGACACTCCAAGTGATTTCAGCAGTACGGGCTTCCCGACCATCTATTTTGCAAAAGCTGACGATAAAAAGAACCCTTTGAAGTTTGAGGGCGGTGATCGATCACTGGAAACCTTGAGTAAATTTATTGAGGACAACGCTTCCACACTGAAATCAGCAAAAGCCAAGGAAGAACTTTAA
- the LOC117299787 gene encoding ras-related protein M-Ras-like isoform X2 encodes MSNPLQDISRDNLTTYKLIVVGDGGVGKSAITIQFFQKMFVVDYDPTIEDSYIQHTEIDGEWCILDVLDTAGQEEFSAMREQYMRKGDGFLIVYSVIDRASYENTRSFYTQILRVKDRDAYPMILVANKVDLVHQRKVTEEDGKALAAELGISYIETSAKDPPQNIDRAFHEVVRVIRRQPVDRAAKRRSKRKNKQQKCSIL; translated from the exons ATGTCAAACCCCCTTCAAGACATTTCTAGGGACAATCTGACGACGTATAAGCTGATCGTCGTGGGGGATGGCGGCGTTGGAAAGAGCGCTATCACGATTCAGTTCTTCCAGAAGATGTTTGTAGTCGATTACGACCCCACCATAGAGGACTCTTACATACAGCACACGGAAATCGACGGGGAATGGTGCATCCTGGATG ttCTGGACACCGCAGGGCAGGAGGAATTCAGTGCCATGAGAGAGCAGTATATGAGAAAAGGAGATGGCTTTCTGATTGTCTACTCCGTCATCGACAGAGCCAGTTATGAAAACACTAGGTCCTTTTACACACAGATACTCAGAGTTAAAGATAG AGATGCCTACCCAATGATTCTCGTCGCCAACAAAGTAGACTTGGTTCATCAACGGAAAGTAACCGAGGAGGACGGCAAGGCTCTAGCTGCCGAGCTTGGG ATTTCCTACATAGAAACGAGTGCTAAAGACCCACCTCAAAATATCGACAGGGCATTCCATGAAGTCGTCAGGGTAATCAG GCGACAGCCAGTTGACCGTGCAGCCAAGCGCCGGAGCAAACGAAAGAACAAACAGCAAAAGTGTTCCATCTTGTGA
- the LOC117299787 gene encoding ras-related protein M-Ras-like isoform X1 has product MSNPLQDISRDNLTTYKLIVVGDGGVGKSAITIQFFQKMFVVDYDPTIEDSYIQHTEIDGEWCILDVLDTAGQEEFSAMREQYMRKGDGFLIVYSVIDRASYENTRSFYTQILRVKDRDAYPMILVANKVDLVHQRKVTEEDGKALAAELGKISYIETSAKDPPQNIDRAFHEVVRVIRRQPVDRAAKRRSKRKNKQQKCSIL; this is encoded by the exons ATGTCAAACCCCCTTCAAGACATTTCTAGGGACAATCTGACGACGTATAAGCTGATCGTCGTGGGGGATGGCGGCGTTGGAAAGAGCGCTATCACGATTCAGTTCTTCCAGAAGATGTTTGTAGTCGATTACGACCCCACCATAGAGGACTCTTACATACAGCACACGGAAATCGACGGGGAATGGTGCATCCTGGATG ttCTGGACACCGCAGGGCAGGAGGAATTCAGTGCCATGAGAGAGCAGTATATGAGAAAAGGAGATGGCTTTCTGATTGTCTACTCCGTCATCGACAGAGCCAGTTATGAAAACACTAGGTCCTTTTACACACAGATACTCAGAGTTAAAGATAG AGATGCCTACCCAATGATTCTCGTCGCCAACAAAGTAGACTTGGTTCATCAACGGAAAGTAACCGAGGAGGACGGCAAGGCTCTAGCTGCCGAGCTTGGG AAGATTTCCTACATAGAAACGAGTGCTAAAGACCCACCTCAAAATATCGACAGGGCATTCCATGAAGTCGTCAGGGTAATCAG GCGACAGCCAGTTGACCGTGCAGCCAAGCGCCGGAGCAAACGAAAGAACAAACAGCAAAAGTGTTCCATCTTGTGA